In Helicobacter mastomyrinus, the sequence AACTCTCGCTTCTTGGGCATTATATGATGTATAATCAATCTGCTCTTGCAACGCAAAAAGCACATCAAAAATCCACTCACAATATGCAAAAAATACCTCTTTACGCCAAATTGCCATATTCCAATAACATATTTTTGCACCATTTGTAAAAAGCGTCTGCGTAATAGAATCTGTCATAAATGGATAAGTTTCTTTAATATAGGCAATCGCCTTATCTAAATCCTTTATATTATGCCCTCCACGCGCAAAATTCTTATACGCATTTATATCTGGGCGCAAAGATAGGGCTTTAGGAATAATTATATCAATAGAAGAATCTTGCAAATATGAAGTGATAGAAGCACTATCAAGGTGATATTTCGCTATGAGGTTGCTTTGGGGAGTGAAAGCTGATTTTAGCCTTGAAAAAAATGTATTTGGGGTAAAATCAAACACCCTCCGATAATGAAAAAGTCCATAATAATCAGAATCTAGATTCTTCCACGCCCAATACATTGCGGTGAGTTCGCAAAAGTGGGGATTGAGTGTGGAAATTTCTTTTTTAACTTATGAGAGTATGCCTCCTCCCCTGAAATATAATCGTCCCTAAAAAGTTCTACGCCCTGCTTAGCACAAGCAAATTCTAAAGATTCTCGTGTAGTTTGGTCTGCTTGTGCCGCACCTACCAAAATTGGTTGCAACACTTCATTTGCAATGATTGGGCTTATCTTATGATAGCAGACAAGAATTTTCACTCTTGGAGATAATGGCATAATTTTCCCTAAAATATGGATTTACAAAAGCTAAGATTATAAACAAATTTGTCTTAATATTATTTTATACCTCAATCTTTTCCACCAAATGCAGATTAAAGCCACTAAGGGCATTATACTCACCTTTGTTTGCACTACAAGAGCTAAGAAGCACAAAATCTTCAATACCTAATCTTTTAAGAATCTGCGCACCAATACCAAAGTCTTTCATATCGCCACAGGCTTTAGATATATGCAGGGAATGAGTATTTAAAACTATCAAATAGCCGCCTTGTTCTTTTAAATATTCAATGCTTTTAAGAAGCGCATTCCATTCTTCTGTATTTTCTAGCAATTCCAAATCACTGCGCATATTATGGAATCTAATAAGCGGCTTTGTCTTATGCGGAGTAGAGGTAGAAAATGCAAAGGCAATATGCTCGCGCTCTAAATGGTCTATAAAGGTGATTTTTTCACACGCTACGCCCATAAATACTGCATTTTTACGAGAAGTCTCACGCAGGAGATTTTCAAAATTAAGGCGATAATGGATAATATCGGATACATAGAGAATCTTAAGATTATGCAAAGAGGCAAAATCAAGCAAAAATTTATCCCCGCGCCCTGCCATTGTGCCGTCTTTTTTCATAATCTCACAAATCACGCTAATGGGTGCAACTCCTGCAAGGCGGCAAATATCTACACTTGCCTCTGTATGTCCTGTGCGCACAAGCACTCCTCCCTCTTTAGCAATAAGCGGAAAAATATGTCCGGGACGCACAAAATCACTTGGTTTTGCGTTACTCTCACACATAAGTCTAATAGTCATATCGCGCTCATAGGCTGAAATACCCGTCTTGGCTTCTTTTGCGTCAATAGAAATCGTAAAAGCTGTTTCGTGATTGCTATCGTTTTTTTGCACCATTGGGGGCAAGTCAAGTTTTTTGGCAAGCTCTTGTGTGATAGATACGCAAATAAGCCCTCGTGCTTCTTGCGCCATAAAGTTGATTTTTTGAGGACTAGAGAAGATTCCCGCCATCACTAAATCACCCTCATTCTCCCTATCCTCATCGTCCATAATAATAATCATCTCACCTTTTTTAATCGCCTCTATAGCTTCTTTCACGCGTTGTTGATACATTTTTAACCTTTGCATTGCTTTTGGGGCAAATTATATAAAAACAAAATAAATTTCTTTTAGAATCTCTATATTTTAAAAATTGAAGTTAAGGAGATGATGAGAATCTAAAAAGAGATTCTCATCGTTAATATAATATGTGAAACGAAAATGTAAGGAGGCTTAAGCAAGTGTAGCTTTCAGCATCCAAATAGCTTTTTGCAACTCACCTACTTTATCATCAGCATATCCCTGTGTTACATTATCTCCAGCTTTTTCAGCCTCACTTGAAAGATTTTCAAACGCTTTAAGGAAATATTCATAATCAGCAAGGATAGCTTTTAAAACATCTTTTGAAGTAAAACTTGTTTTGCTCTCCTCTTTAATTTTTGCAGCTTTAAGCATATCTGCAAGTGTTACATAGGGCTTTTCACCAATTTGCAATACGCGCTCTGCAACATCATCAAACACATCAGCAAAATTTTCATAAATCTCTTCAGTAGCCTTATGCGTAGGGTGAAAGTCCATACCCTTAACATTCCAATGAAAATTATGCACTTTGACATAAAACACTGCCGCATCAGCTTGAATTTGTTTTAATGTTTCCACAACTTTACTCATAATATATCCTTTCACAATAATATTTTCCTTAAATAGCTTCATCGCTAAAACCATTCAAGGAATACTTACATTGTAAAACACACAAGTAACTTCAAAGCAAATATATCATAAAGATTCTGCCTTAAAAACTCATTTTTCCCTTACGGGATTTGCCAAAGGATAAGAGCTTCGCTCGTATGCTACGCTGTATGCAAATTGTGGATTGACACTTTGTGTAAATGCGAAAGCTTTAGCCCTGATAGCAAAGGCATAGAGAGAATTCCTGCCACAAGCGTAGCGCATTAAGAATCTTGACAAAGCTATACAAACTCATTATAATTGCGCCTTTAAATTTTTTTGTTATTGGGGTATCGCCAAGCGGTAAGGCACCTGGTTTTGGTCCAGGCATTCAGAGGTTCGAATCCTTTTACCCCAGCCACTTCTTTAAGCCTTTAGTTTTATAGCTATATCTAAACATTCTAGTTTGTAATTAAGTTTAAGTATCGCGGGATAGAGCAGTCCGGTAGCTCGTTGGGCTCATAACCCAAAGGTCGGGGGTTCAAATCCCTCTCCCGCAACCAATCCCAAACCTCTTTTTACTTTAAATGCGCTCATAGCTCAGCTGGATAGAGCAACGGCCTTCTAAGCCGTAGGCCAGAGGTTCGAATCCTCTTGGGCGTGCCACTTTGATTAACCTAAGATGCAAAATAGCAAAAAGAGCGTTTAGATTAAGGAATACGATGAGAATAGTGCATCTTGTTACTCAAGATAATGGTGGAGCTGGAAGAGCCTGTGTCCGGCTACATAAGGCACTGCTTGAACACAATGTAGATTCTATAATACTTACACAAAATAAAACTACAGATACTCCACAGATAAAACAAATCGCGCAAACCAAACTCCAAAAAGCCTTTGCCAAGATTCGCCCCTTTTTATCCCAGCTCCCGCTTAAACTCTATCCCAAACGACACAAAGATATATTTTCACCCCATCTTCCATTCTTCACACCGCACAATCGTCCGCTTCTTGCCGCTATTAATGAGCTAAACCCTGATGTAGTGCATTTGCATTGGGTTGAAAGCGGATTCTTTAATATCAAAGATTTGCAATCCATCAAAGCGCCGCTTTTGTGGAGCCTGCACGACGCCAACCCCTATACAGGCGGGTGCCACATAGTGGCACCCGCCTGTATAGGGGTTGGCTCTGTTTGTAAATCTTGCCCACTCCTCCATTCTAAGTTTCCTTTTGACATCAGTTTTTGGACTTTTAAACATAAGGCAAAAGTTTATAATACATTACAGAATCTAACCATAAACGGCTTATCTCAATGGATTACATCCTGTGCTAGAGATTCTACACTTTTTAAAAATAAACCTATTATCAACCTCCCTAATCCTATCGACACACGCCTATACCGCCCTATCAATAAGGAATTTGCACGAAATACCCTGCGTATCAACACACCAAAAAAACTCATTAGTTTTGGTGCTATTGGTGGCTCACAAATGCTACGTAAGGGCTTTAATGAGTTGAAAAATGCCTTAGAATCTCTCAATTCTAACTTAAAATCCCAATGCGAATTACTTGTCTTTGGAGAAAGCAAAGGAGAGGAGATTAAGGGCATACCTACACATTATATGGGAACTTTACACGATGATATAAGTCTTGCACTCGTTTATAGCGCAAGTGATGTTTTTATTATGCCTAGCTTTGTGGAATCTTTTGGGCAAACTGCCCTAGAAGCCCTCTCTTGCGGGACACCTGTCGTGGCATTTGACACAAGCGGACTTAAAGACATCGTGCAGCACCGCAAAAATGGCTATTTAGCCCAATGCTATGATATAGGGGATTTAAAAAATGGCATAGAGTGGATTTTGCAGCTCGCCCCGCAAATATATGCTTCCCTTGCCCTTTATGCTAGGGAATCCGCCCTGCAACATTTTGATTCTCAAAAAATCGCACCTGCCTATATTGATATCTATCAGCAATTAGCTGGGGGGGGGGCAGTAGATAAAACGCGAGTGATTCTCCTCGCTCGATTCACCCTTTATGCCCTCCTATCGCATCAGGTTTCCACCCGCACATATTATATAGGATTTGGTGCCATTGGTGGAGCAGATACCCCACGTAAAGGCTTTAATGAGCTAAAAACTGCCTTAGAATCCCTTAACCCCGCACTTAAATCCCAATGCGAACTCATCGTATTTGGCGGGAATGCCCCTCAAGTTAAAGGTATCAAAAATACCCACATTCT encodes:
- a CDS encoding DUF4422 domain-containing protein; translation: MYWAWKNLDSDYYGLFHYRRVFDFTPNTFFSRLKSAFTPQSNLIAKYHLDSASITSYLQDSSIDIIIPKALSLRPDINAYKNFARGGHNIKDLDKAIAYIKETYPFMTDSITQTLFTNGAKICYWNMAIWRKEVFFAYCEWIFDVLFALQEQIDYTSYNAQEARVFGFLGEWLFNVWLHYQLKMRKLNVREVKSKLLYSRQSKFFGKVGSNDCERYYFLFLRIYKKPISPPPPHNISENARSKE
- a CDS encoding bifunctional 3,4-dihydroxy-2-butanone 4-phosphate synthase/GTP cyclohydrolase II; this translates as MYQQRVKEAIEAIKKGEMIIIMDDEDRENEGDLVMAGIFSSPQKINFMAQEARGLICVSITQELAKKLDLPPMVQKNDSNHETAFTISIDAKEAKTGISAYERDMTIRLMCESNAKPSDFVRPGHIFPLIAKEGGVLVRTGHTEASVDICRLAGVAPISVICEIMKKDGTMAGRGDKFLLDFASLHNLKILYVSDIIHYRLNFENLLRETSRKNAVFMGVACEKITFIDHLEREHIAFAFSTSTPHKTKPLIRFHNMRSDLELLENTEEWNALLKSIEYLKEQGGYLIVLNTHSLHISKACGDMKDFGIGAQILKRLGIEDFVLLSSCSANKGEYNALSGFNLHLVEKIEV
- a CDS encoding Dps family protein — protein: MSKVVETLKQIQADAAVFYVKVHNFHWNVKGMDFHPTHKATEEIYENFADVFDDVAERVLQIGEKPYVTLADMLKAAKIKEESKTSFTSKDVLKAILADYEYFLKAFENLSSEAEKAGDNVTQGYADDKVGELQKAIWMLKATLA
- a CDS encoding glycosyltransferase, with protein sequence MRIVHLVTQDNGGAGRACVRLHKALLEHNVDSIILTQNKTTDTPQIKQIAQTKLQKAFAKIRPFLSQLPLKLYPKRHKDIFSPHLPFFTPHNRPLLAAINELNPDVVHLHWVESGFFNIKDLQSIKAPLLWSLHDANPYTGGCHIVAPACIGVGSVCKSCPLLHSKFPFDISFWTFKHKAKVYNTLQNLTINGLSQWITSCARDSTLFKNKPIINLPNPIDTRLYRPINKEFARNTLRINTPKKLISFGAIGGSQMLRKGFNELKNALESLNSNLKSQCELLVFGESKGEEIKGIPTHYMGTLHDDISLALVYSASDVFIMPSFVESFGQTALEALSCGTPVVAFDTSGLKDIVQHRKNGYLAQCYDIGDLKNGIEWILQLAPQIYASLALYARESALQHFDSQKIAPAYIDIYQQLAGGGAVDKTRVILLARFTLYALLSHQVSTRTYYIGFGAIGGADTPRKGFNELKTALESLNPALKSQCELIVFGGNAPQVKGIKNTHILGFIYDDSSLALAYNACDVFIAPSLAENLSNVIMESLSCGTPVVAFDIGGNSDMIEHKRNGYLAKRGDTADLKDGIEWVLNLNMSAYHTLSLNAYQNVSAQFESSKIAQDYIKAYKWLMGGGAHKLVILLLLYILRHFVISFSVFSKSHLIYSPSLPSLRSAYVLLLHTL